The following proteins are encoded in a genomic region of Acetobacter oryzoeni:
- the uvrB gene encoding excinuclease ABC subunit UvrB — translation MASKTSSSAARGKKRPSLSERAASLPPVLFEPEKQAPRPRLKRMEVVSEYEPAGDQPQAISELVAGVEAGERDQVLLGVTGSGKTFSMAKIIEATQKPTLILAPNKTLAAQLYGEMKQFFPNNAVEYFVSYYDYYQPEAYVPRSDTYIEKDSQINEQIDRMRHAATQALLERNDVIIVASVSCIYGIGSVETYSRMVVKLELGGEIDRDKLIKSLVELQYRRNDAAFARGTFRVRGETIDIFPVQNEDRAWRVSLFGDEVDGLIEFDPLTGEKTADLQEITIYANSHYVTPRPTLNQAIKGIKQELREQLDVFTKAGKLLEAERLDQRTTFDLEMLETTGVCKGIENYSRYLSGRKPGDPPPTLFEYLPEDALLIVDESHVTVPQIGGMERGDHARKSVLAEFGFRLPSCLDNRPLNFAEWDKFRPQSIFVSATPGPWEMERTGGVFAEQVIRPTGLVDPITIIRPVEHQVDDLLAECRTTIGKGGRVLVTTLTKRMAEDLTDYMNEAGIRVRYLHSDVDTLERIEIIRDLRMGAFDVLIGINLLREGLDIPECSLVAILDADKEGFLRSRTSLIQTIGRAARNVEGRVLLYADKMTDSLTYAVEETARRREKQMAWNTEHGITPQSVRKNISDIVSSVFEQDYVTIAPDEDTGVAEFVGQDLGAAIAGLEKRMRSAAAELEFETAARLRDEIQRLEALQLGLEPPPVAASTAGKAQTSGRKPKKDKVPRPLGPGGGGYDPAARRKKR, via the coding sequence ATGGCTTCCAAAACTTCTTCCTCTGCGGCACGTGGTAAAAAGCGCCCTTCATTAAGCGAGCGCGCCGCTAGCCTTCCCCCAGTTCTGTTCGAGCCGGAAAAGCAGGCTCCACGTCCACGCCTCAAGCGCATGGAAGTGGTATCGGAATACGAACCGGCGGGGGATCAGCCGCAGGCTATCAGTGAACTGGTAGCAGGGGTGGAAGCTGGCGAACGCGATCAGGTTCTGCTGGGGGTTACGGGTTCTGGTAAAACCTTTTCCATGGCCAAGATTATTGAGGCCACACAAAAGCCTACGCTTATTTTAGCACCCAACAAAACATTGGCAGCCCAGCTTTATGGGGAAATGAAGCAGTTTTTCCCCAATAACGCAGTTGAATACTTTGTTAGCTATTACGATTACTATCAGCCAGAAGCCTATGTGCCACGTTCTGATACGTATATTGAAAAAGACAGCCAGATAAACGAACAGATTGACCGTATGCGTCATGCCGCCACACAGGCGCTGCTGGAGCGGAACGATGTCATTATTGTAGCTTCTGTTTCCTGTATTTACGGTATCGGATCTGTAGAAACCTATTCCCGCATGGTGGTGAAGCTGGAACTAGGCGGAGAGATAGACCGGGATAAGCTGATAAAAAGCCTTGTTGAACTCCAGTACCGTCGGAATGATGCCGCATTTGCGCGAGGCACTTTCCGTGTGCGTGGTGAAACAATAGATATCTTTCCCGTGCAGAATGAGGATAGAGCCTGGCGTGTTTCCCTATTTGGGGATGAGGTTGACGGGCTGATAGAGTTTGACCCCCTGACAGGTGAAAAAACGGCTGATCTGCAGGAAATTACCATTTACGCAAACAGCCATTACGTAACCCCACGCCCTACGTTGAATCAGGCCATTAAAGGCATCAAGCAGGAACTGCGCGAACAGCTTGATGTGTTTACAAAGGCTGGCAAGCTGCTGGAAGCAGAACGGCTGGACCAACGCACCACCTTTGATCTGGAAATGCTGGAAACAACAGGTGTGTGTAAGGGGATCGAAAACTATTCCCGCTATCTTTCAGGCCGCAAACCGGGGGATCCACCACCAACCCTGTTTGAATATCTGCCTGAAGATGCGCTGTTGATTGTAGATGAAAGCCACGTAACCGTGCCGCAGATTGGCGGCATGGAACGAGGAGACCATGCGCGCAAATCCGTTCTGGCGGAGTTTGGGTTTCGGCTTCCTTCCTGTCTGGATAACCGGCCTTTGAATTTTGCGGAGTGGGACAAGTTTCGCCCACAAAGCATTTTTGTAAGTGCCACGCCGGGTCCGTGGGAAATGGAACGCACAGGCGGCGTATTTGCTGAGCAGGTTATTCGTCCCACCGGGTTGGTGGACCCCATTACAATTATCCGGCCTGTTGAGCATCAGGTAGATGATCTGTTGGCAGAATGTCGCACCACCATTGGCAAGGGTGGGCGCGTGTTGGTGACAACGCTGACCAAACGCATGGCGGAAGACTTAACCGATTACATGAACGAAGCCGGTATTCGGGTAAGATATTTGCATTCCGATGTAGATACACTGGAACGGATAGAAATTATTCGAGACCTGCGCATGGGTGCATTTGATGTGCTTATTGGTATTAACTTACTGCGAGAAGGTTTGGATATTCCAGAATGTTCGCTGGTTGCTATTCTGGATGCAGATAAGGAAGGGTTCTTGCGTTCGCGCACCTCTCTTATCCAGACCATTGGCCGTGCGGCCCGAAATGTAGAAGGCCGGGTTCTGCTTTATGCAGACAAAATGACGGATTCCCTGACATACGCCGTAGAGGAAACAGCCCGTAGGCGTGAAAAACAGATGGCGTGGAACACAGAGCACGGCATTACGCCACAAAGCGTGCGCAAGAATATCAGCGATATTGTCTCTTCTGTGTTTGAGCAGGATTACGTCACCATCGCGCCGGATGAAGATACCGGCGTTGCAGAGTTTGTGGGGCAAGATTTGGGCGCGGCCATTGCCGGGTTGGAAAAGCGTATGCGCTCCGCAGCAGCAGAGTTGGAGTTTGAAACTGCTGCCCGCCTGCGAGATGAAATTCAGCGATTGGAAGCCTTGCAGCTTGGGTTGGAACCACCCCCGGTAGCGGCTTCAACCGCAGGAAAAGCGCAGACAAGTGGCCGTAAACCCAAAAAAGACAAGGTGCCACGGCCATTGGGGCCAGGTGGGGGTGGGTATGACCCGGCAGCCAGACGAAAAAAGCGGTAA
- a CDS encoding 2OG-Fe(II) oxygenase family protein, which yields MTTSDTFIQPDYTALEQAPVAPDPFPHVVVPHFIRSEDLGRLFAHRPHIVSGGSFPPESLQLSPLMQHLVEELEGPRLKAIVAEKFHLNLDHAPSMLTIRGRTREKDGRIHTDSLAKRVTILLYLNPSGAGEAWERQAGCLRLLRGPHDIEDYAKEVPPVDGTLLIFPNGPTTWHGHKQFVGQRYTIQLNYMTEDARARSELRRHKLSALVKKLPLPQLGQ from the coding sequence ATGACAACGTCAGATACTTTTATCCAGCCGGATTATACAGCACTGGAGCAAGCGCCTGTTGCGCCAGATCCTTTCCCGCATGTGGTGGTGCCGCATTTTATCCGGTCAGAAGATCTGGGGCGTTTGTTTGCGCATCGGCCGCATATTGTGTCTGGCGGATCTTTCCCGCCAGAGTCCTTGCAGCTCTCTCCTCTTATGCAACATCTGGTAGAAGAACTGGAAGGCCCGCGTTTAAAGGCGATTGTTGCGGAAAAATTTCATCTCAATCTCGATCATGCGCCTTCCATGCTCACCATTCGTGGGCGTACGCGTGAAAAAGATGGGCGCATCCACACAGATTCATTGGCCAAACGCGTAACCATTTTGCTGTACCTGAACCCATCGGGGGCCGGTGAGGCATGGGAGCGGCAGGCAGGCTGTTTGCGCCTTTTGCGTGGCCCGCATGATATTGAAGATTACGCCAAGGAAGTGCCACCAGTAGATGGCACCTTGCTGATTTTTCCCAACGGTCCAACCACATGGCATGGGCATAAGCAGTTTGTGGGGCAGCGCTATACCATCCAGTTAAATTACATGACAGAAGATGCACGTGCCCGGTCTGAACTCCGGCGGCATAAACTTTCTGCCTTGGTTAAAAAGTTGCCTTTGCCGCAATTGGGGCAGTAA